A region from the Onthophagus taurus isolate NC chromosome 8, IU_Otau_3.0, whole genome shotgun sequence genome encodes:
- the LOC139431311 gene encoding uncharacterized protein: MSTQKLNIYREPIVDNSIAREEVHSYHPSTNSFQNNDIFTIELNQEDVLFSFFESYIRIEGDYKEKLNDPTDTIQLTHNLPTYLFEYIAFEHNGTEIERVREPGLTSLIRTLLQQNEVECKSLEIAGLKWPPEGNLPTVSANKDFTFQIPLSHIFGLFRDYNHVMRGRFKFRFVRSRTDSNCYKSTSKADSSTAEFTVKTVTLLAKHVYPSPSIKMKLLDGLNKNANIPVPFRKWSFYELPSMRKGNKEIWSVTSTTNRGRPQYVIVAFQTNRKDQPNSDCTLFDHLNIIDLKVYLNSYCYPFESMNLEFAKENYVELYKMYTEFQPYIWETSRKQPIMDFASFKKRPLFVVDTTKNNDEEAAPSASCEVRIEIQSGKDFPPDTKAYCILLQESMYTYKPLSGEVSVIIN; the protein is encoded by the coding sequence ATGTCTacacaaaagttaaatatatacCGCGAACCCATCGTGGATAATTCGATCGCTAGAGAAGAAGTGCATAGTTACCATCCTTCcacaaattcttttcaaaataacgATATATTCACCATTGAACTAAACCAAgaagatgttttattttcgttcTTCGAAAGTTATATACGTATTGAGGGagattacaaagaaaaattaaacgatcCAACTGATACTATCCAGCTAACGCAcaacttaccaacatatcTATTTGAGTATATCGCATTTGAGCATAACGGTACTGAAATCGAACGGGTACGTGAACCCGGTTTAACATCATTGATTCGAACCCTACTTCAACAAAACGAAGTGGAATGCAAATCTTTAGAAATAGCTGGTTTAAAATGGCCACCCGAAGGAAATTTGCCTACAGTTAGTGCGAACAAGGATTTCACGTTTCAAATCCCATTAAGTCATATTTTCGGATTATTTAGGGACTATAATCACGTTATGAGAGGTCGCTTCAAATTTAGATTTGTTAGAAGTCGTACTGACTCCAATTGTTATAAATCTACATCAAAAGCCGATTCTAGCACCGCAGAGTTTACTGTAAAAACGGTTACATTGTTGGCGAAACATGTGTACCCAAGCCCATCTATAAAGATGAAGCTGTTAgatggtttaaataaaaacgcaAACATTCCCGTACCGTTTCGGAAGTGGTCTTTTTATGAGCTACCTTCAATGAGAAAGGGAAATAAAGAGATTTGGTCGGTCACGTCAACAACTAACAGAGGTAGACCTCAATACGTTATAGTTGCATTCCAAACCAATCGAAAGGATCAGCCGAATTCAGATTGTACACTTTTCGATCACTTGAACATTATAGATCTTAAAGTATATCTAAACTCATACTGCTATCCATTCGAGTCGATGAATTTGGAGTTTGCGAAAGAAAATTATGTTGAACTCTATAAAATGTATACCGAATTTCAACCATATATTTGGGAAACATCTCGAAAACAACCGATTATGGATTTCGCAAGCTTTAAAAAAAGACCTTTATTCGTGGTGGATACCACTAAGAATAACGATGAAGAAGCCGCCCCATCCGCATCATGTGAGGTGCGTATCGAAATTCAAAGCGGTAAAGATTTTCCGCCTGATACAAAAGCATACTGTATACTACTCCAAGAATCCATGTATACATACAAACCTTTGAGTGGGGAGGTATctgtaattataaattaa